taaatacaatttacagtCAGATTAATAATATCTCTTAATATCAATTACCTGTTGAACAGAGTTAAATGGAAAACCACTTATCTTAAACACCATGTTCAACAAATCGACAACACTGTGCTGCGAAACTTGCCTTGCACATCATAAATCGAATTGATAGTTAAATTCATCTGCCCACACTTTCGagtttaattaacatttttcgtatttgcaaaaaaagaaaagaatccGCAGGATGGCATATGAATTTCTCACAAATTAAATGTGACGAAAGCATTTAAAAACATGCATACATTAACGAGGCGACGCAGTTTGAATGCCAAAACCAATTTGGCCCCGGATGCCACATGAAATAATCAGCACGTAAATATTTCTTTCTACAGCAATGCAATCGATGCAACCACAGATGGAGGCTCTTTGTGATATTTGCATTGCGCTTGCATATTTTGCTCACTCCACTCCATTTAAGAATAACTTTTAACTTGATTAAAAAATGGCAAGGAGcgagcggaaacggaagtagcacgagcagcagcaaaatcagcagtagcagcagcattgCAAGTGCAAAGTGAAATCTTATGCAATTAACTTAAAGCCAACTTGACTCGGCCAAAGGACAAGCAAGGCCAAGTTGGGGGCGGTGGCGGCTGGAAAGGATTGGATGGCGTTACCAGGGGACCAAAGAGGTCAGCATCGCTTCAAAAACTAATTGACATCGTTGCTCTGGCAGCCGCTGACAGCTGGCGCTGAGAGTCCTGCATAGGATCCTGGTCCTCATCCTGCTGTTTTACgcccatctgctgctgctccttctcgAAGGCTCGCAAATATTTTCACAGCTTTCGGCTCGCTTTTTAGCCACACGGAGAAAAAGTccacaacttaattagcactTATCATAACTTTTTGGTTCAACACAAGATGGtaatttaaatgtaatattatttaacaaTATGTTGAGAAATGGCCAAGTATCTGGGCATATGTGTCCTTCCTTATCACTTTATAGCAAGTAAACAATATTCACTACGCAATATTTAAACTTAGCCCAGGTCATGCTTATCGAAATAATTGATATGATTTTACTAAGTAAACAATTCTTTCGTATTTATAGCCTTATCGCAGTGTGTTACTACCCAAGTATCGTATGTTAAACTTAATTCCACTGATAGTTGCCGCAAAGATATGGTGAAATAGAATAGATGTATGTGGTTATTTCTCGCTGTGCACACCGAGTCCGCAGCTCTTTTGCCTTGgcagttttaatttaattttacacCGAATTCTGCACCCTGTCGTGACCAACGTCGTTCGTTGCAGGCGCCAATTTTCGCGCGTCCTTTTGCGGCTGCACTGCAGAAGGATCAGAAACGAACCCACCGCCCCACTGACGTCGGCAACTATTGTCGGGGCCATTAAAAAAGTTTAGTCCGATTCGAGCTGGCACGCTTAATGGCACAGATTTTAATCAGAAAATGAGTTAAAAGCCAGCTGGCGGCACCGTCACCGCCGCCGCCATCGCTTGACGATATCCTTCTGCCGCTGATTATTGTGCTGCCTTTTGCCACAATTACTTGCACACGTCGCCGAAGGCCGAACGCCGAAGAAGAAGGTGCCACAGTGCCTGCCAAAAGTGATGGCACACCGCCACATTGCCGGAAAGTTGGGCGCATTATAAAAGTTTTATCTGCAGCAGCGACAGCGGCAAAAGTGacaggaaaacaaaaaatgcatTAACCACAGACGAGACTTTCGCGAACATTCATCATCATTTTTGCCTTTCTGGTGCTGGCTGCAATCCCAGGGATTTAAGTGATAAGCAAAAGTTTGAGCTGGAAACTCTCGAAAATCGTGGATAACATTTTATGATACGTACAATCAATTTGGAGCTATTTTATATATCTAGTTCTAGAAGGAAAATATAACTGCTTCAGATCAAACACTTATAAAGGTTTGATCAGTACCAATttaatgtttatgttttttaatcTTTTAATCATTTAGTTTTAATCTCTCAGTTTTAAGTGTAAGGCAAACTATTTATACTCTTTATGGCGATTATCTTTGGCCGTGCTCAAATCAGAAACGCTCATTGTCAGAATCTTTACGCCCAATCAACAGAACAATCAGTGAGTAAACTAATCGCTCACAATACTCGAACGAATCGTTGCTAATCTACCCCACATGACTAAAAATGTAAATAGCACAGActataaaaaaccaaatgaatgAGTCATTTTGGATTGCGAGATCTCGCCAAGCTAGACAAGCGCCAGACTGAGCATCTAAATTCAAGCTCGCTTTCCTTTTTTATTACGCCGAAAACATTTTGAGCGTGTGTTTTCTATTGTTGTTATCTATGAATATTATCAATATCAATTTGAATCAAAATCTTTTGGATTTTGGAGAAATCTCTTTTATGTTTTTAGGTATTTGTGTTGCGTTAAGATTGCGATTAACCCAACAAATTGCAGCATTTTAAGTTCTTGCTACTAatgaaatacaatttttaattaaaatttttaattttgctgATAAGCTGTTAAATCGCCGTGCATCTTATTGCTAATTGtatcaattaattttcaatagcacatataattatttttttgaaatttttgaaTAATTAGGAATTCAAAACCTTTATCAACCtgaatactttttttttcaaaaacttaACCAAGATTGATCTGCTGCTGCACCTGGTTGTTCCTCATTTGCCCCCAGGGCTGCCAGGTGATGGGTGCCAACGGCTCCAGCGGCTTAATGGTGAATAGCGGCGGGAAGGTGTTGAACTGACCACAGGATGAGCCGCTGCACTGCGTCTGCGATTGGTAGCCATTGCCCGACTGACTCTGGCTCTGGCTCTGGGTTCCATCCTCGGAGGTCTGGGTCTGGCAGCCGGGACCGGTTTGCGTCTGGCTCTGGTAGCCATCGTCAGAGATCTGGATGCCACCGCCAATATTGCATTCCACGGGTGCCGCCTGTTGGAGATTACGAAAAGGGGGTTACGGTTACTCGATTGTCACCAACCCGgtctcattttcatttccattttcaatttcattttcattacATTCAGACCGGATAGCACGCACAATCCGGCGAGCAAAACAGCAAATGCGACGACTGCCACGCGTTGGCCTTCCATGTTGAATGTTGAATGGTGAATGCTGAATGCTGAATGGGTAATGTTTAATGGTCCGAGAACAAAATTCGACTGAGCACAAGCCACTGTGTGTGGGCACACTTTAAAGCGCCAACAGCCGCAAACCGGAGAGATAATTGAATGTATCGCCGATAAGGCCACCTCCGATTGAATATTTATGCCCGCTCGCCAATCGAAAAGGTGTAAGTTCGGTCAGTCTATTCGGCGATTGTCTGGTTCTATTCTCCAAGTGTAGGTAAAAAACTTTCCATTGATGCTGCTTGTGGGCAACTCATCAGTCTGTTCCGAAATCTTGTGCCAGAAATAACCGAATATTACACGAAAGTACATTTCTAAGAACATCTGTGCTCCGTTGggcaaaaatataaaaaatacaacagCTGTTTAGGATTCGCCTAAGTCAATGGGTTGACTTTACATGGGTACACATTATAAACTAACTAAACATCTGAAACCAATGCTACTTTATTTAACTGAACACTTCGTTTTTACAATTACATCTGAACCAAAATTTATTATGTTAAGATTTCATTAGCAATGTCTGCAGTGTAAAACCAAACTACTGTGAATTTGGCAATATAATTGAATTATTTGtcttcttttgttttggtttaaatatttactgaACGATAAAAGGTTTTATCACCGTGTATTAGAATATGCCAACTACTCAAAGGTCAAAGAAGAAACCCCCTTCTGTGGTAGAGGTAGTCTGAGGAGCTGATGAGGATGTGGCAGCAGTGGTGGGCACTCCATTCTTGAGACAATTGTCCAGCAGATCGTAGGTGGCAGCAGTATCCCGGACGTAGTTGTTCTGCGTTGTGTTGGTGCAATGGTACTCGGTGGTCTGGATGGCTTGAATGCCCGAGCTCAAGGAGGTGGCCGAACTGGCAGCGTTGCTGGCCAGGTTGTAGATCACAGAGACGTCATTATCAGCCTATaggaatatttaaaattcaattttccaATACTTTCAGTATTTCATGGTCGATTTTCTTACAGCGTTTGCGTAGCAGTTGAAGAAGTTGGCGGTAtcagtgttgttgttgcaggcGGTAAAGGCACTGCAGAGTGTTGAAACGTCGGACTGATAggtcttctgctgctgctccgccTGGGCGGTCAGATTGGCGGTCTGGGCATTGGCGGTGGTGATGCAGTCCTGATAGGAACTCGAGAAAGTGGCAGCCACTTGGTTCAGCATGGGCATGTATATGTTGAAGCACTGCGTGGTCATATCCTCGGAAACAAATGTATCCAGACTGCGAGCATGCACCAAATACTGATCCAAGGCACTCTGGACCTGGGTATTGGGCTTGGCCTGGAAACGGAAGTGGTTACTATCGTGAAACAAGCGGATGTGACGTATTGTTTACGTTGGCCGCCAAAACGCTGGCGATGATTAGCACggtgcacagaatattcatgTTGACGGTTATTCCTTTACTGGGGCTACTGAAGACCAGGtctaaatgttttatatacGCGTCTGGTCGGTAAAATGATGGATCCGTTTGACCAACTCAAATTCGTGTGATTTTTTTGTTGCAAGTGAATTCCGATCAATTAGGTAGCATTAGGGCGTATGACCAGACGGCTCCATCGATGAGTCAAGTCAAAGTGCGGATAACAATATAAGGTAGTCGACATGCACCTGTTCTTTGAACTTATCAAAGGTAATTCAACAGCTTAAGAGTTTACAATCCATGGAATTGATTGCTGTAACTATTGGGTCTCAAAGCCCAAAAACTTAGCGAAATCTATTCTTATCATCAATGTGTCATATTCAAATATTGAATGAAGATATAAACTTTATATGTAATTTCAGAGGGTATTTTGATTTAAGTCAGTAGATTCTGACTTCACTTCGATTCACcacatttttgatcaaaaccATACGATCATgtcaaaaaattaattaaaaataataaaaaaataatgttttcaATCGTAAATGCCTtggtattttaaatatatattcacaGCAAGCATATAAGCATCGGTTTGCCTAACCTGACTTCCTTTCTTGTTTTGAATAACATTTGCTTTTCgacaaaaagtatgcaacataTGGCATATACAATCTATATAAAGATAGCAGTTGTGTTCAAATCCTATAATgttaagaaattaaataaagttcGCTTCCGGTTTATtggataaaatatttaagatatATTATGATGACTTAACATGCACCTTTCATCTTAAATGCCATATGTAAAAACTAATTTAACTAATAATAATGTACAAGTAATGTAGAATTCTCTTGTTCATTTGACTTTTTATAGGTACCAAATGAGCTACCCAACTTTTTAATGTGTTGTTATTTCCATAAAAAGCTTTCCATTCGTaacatacaaattttaaaaaataattttaattcggTTTCTTTAAATTTACATAATGATTTcgacatataaaataaattaatctGTTCCTAAGTAATGTTTAAAGGACAccttttatatcttttttcaAATGCTCATTTATTGCTTGCAATTACTTGAAGTTGTGACTTAAGAAGAGGCCGAAGTGCCGGGAGCGGCGATGGTCGCCGGAGCAGCGGTTCCGGGTGCTGCGGTGGTCACAGCCACAGTGGTGTCAGCAGCGGTGGTGGACGATGCCACAACAGTGGTGCCATCAGTGACAGGAGCCCCGCTCGAGCTATCAACGGGGCTGGATGAGGAGGGGGCAGCGGTGGAGGTGGTGGGCACTCCGTACTTCAGGCAGCTGTCCAGCAGATCGTAAGTGGCAGCGGTATCCCGGACGTAGTCGCTCTCCGTGGTGTTGGTGCACTGGTACTCGGTGTCCTGGATGGCCTGAATGCCCATGCTCAGGGAGCTGGCCGAACTGGCGGCATTGGTGGCGATGCCGTAGATCACAGATACATCACTTTCGGCCTAAGGTAATTAAACGATTACTTTTAGTTACTTATAAAGCTTAGGTCTACAAAATTGACCTAGTCTCCGGCCTTTCACCATATGCGAAATACCTATACTTGTTGTGgcatatctatatctatctatgtTAACAACCACCATTTGGAGGATACTCTAGCTTCAACTCACCGCATCGGCGTAGCAGGTGAAGAAGTTGGTGGTGTCGTTGTCGCTGTTGCAGGCGGTGAAGGCGCTGCAGAGGCTGGTGACCTCCGCCTGGTAGATCTTCTGCTGTTTGTCGGCCTCGGCGGTCAGATTGGCGGTCTCGGCGTTGGCGGTGCTGATGCAGGCCTGGTAGGAAGTGGAGAAGGTGGCAGCCACTTCATTCAGCATGGGCAGATAGAGGTTGAAGCACTGGGTGGTCACATCCGCGGAAACGGTGGTATCCAAATTGCGGGCATGCACCAGATACTGGTCAAGGGCActctgcagctgcagctgaacATTGGGCTTGGCCTGCTCAGGGGAAAGCCAAACTGGTTATTGCCGGAATGGTGGCGGATATCAAATTATTTGTTACGTTGGCCGCCAGAACGCTGGCGAGGATTAGCACACTGCACAGAAGCTTCATGTTGGCGGTCGATTTGTTGGCGGCTCGATCTTTACTGTCGCTGCCAAGGAAGGGGTACAAAACCTTTATATACGTGTCCGGCGGTGCGAATGATTGATCCGTTTGCCCGAAATGATATTTTTGTGAATATTTTCCTGCTACCCAGCGTCGATCAATTAGGTAGCATTaatgcgtatgcgtaatgccCGGACCCACAAATTGCTTTGCATGTGCATTCCCATTCGATGCCACACACGTGTATTCAGGGTCAAAAGCTGATAGTCGGAAGATAAGGTGGCCACTGGCCAGGAACCACCGGAAGGCCTAACTCGCGGTTCTTTGAACTTATCAAAGGTAATTTAGGGGCTTAGGGGTTTACGATCCGCAGAATCGATTGCTGTAACCAATTGGTTAATACAGCGCAATATCTATTGAACCATTTCCCATTACTGTTTATCGAGTGACGTAATTAATTGCAAAGACCAACTTTCGCCGGAAAAGTTTTCCCTCTagctaaaagtatgcaacactttTTGCTCATCATCGAAATGCAAAGTTTGGGAGCTACTGGATCGTTATTTGCAGACGAACCCCGGCGATAAGAAGCCTATAAACAAACCATACATCACTGTCAGGATTACATTACCAACTTTCGGTAACTTGACGCGGAAATTTTGCTTCGATTTCCGTCAGTGTTTTATGGTCACCAGTGCCATGAAAACTGCTATCATTCTGCTTCTAGCCCTTAGGGTAAATAAGTATATCCATTGTTATTTTTCAATAATTCCATCTACATTTCTAGGCCTGTGCTGCTGAGCCCGCTCCCCGAACTCTCAACTCATTGAGCTCCTACTTAGATGATGGAAAGCAAACTGTTTCGAGTCTGAGCAACACCAAGAAGTGTTTTGCTCGTTACCTACCGGAACTGGAAAGTGAAGGAGCTACCTGGTCGCAAGGATATAATGCCTGTCAAAAGAGTACCATTACCGAGCGGCTGTCCTTGCTAACGGATGCCACTGGGGCTCAGGAGGAGATTCGAGAGGCTGCCCTGGGCATCTCATCATTCATTGATCAGTGTTTGGTGCTGACGGAGTCCCTGGACTTTTTCAACTGCTTTGCCAAAATGGTGAGTGGCTGTCCCTTGATTCGAGACCTTTTTAACCTTAGTTTTCCATTAGGCTAAACTACAGTTGGCGAGTGTCTACAGTATTTCATTTAATGCCACCGAGCAGGCTTTAATACTAAATAAGAAATTAAGTAGAATCGAATTGGAGCGCTATCGCTGCACAAATCAAACCGAACAAAACTATGTGAAAGGAACCGATACAATCTTTCGATCCTTGGATCAGTGTCTGCAGCTAAATGATACACATTGAATTGaacattaataaatatttattgtactTCCGTGTATAATAGAACTTAACTATGgaagttatatatatatgtacttaaTGTATCTAAGACGGATCAGGCAATCAACAAATCCTAAAAGTTATATCCTTATCAGAAAATAATATCAATTCCTGGTAAACTATAGTGATTTAGCTTATATGATGGTGTTTATTCACCCttaatcattttgtttgtATAGTGACAGATAAGCGACGACTACTCGTTGTTAAGCTCGTCGATTTCCGATCGACATTGAGTGAGTTCTCTGTGGGCCTGCCTTATGTCCTCAATGTACTTTTTCTGGGCATCGAGGC
This genomic interval from Drosophila mauritiana strain mau12 chromosome 2R, ASM438214v1, whole genome shotgun sequence contains the following:
- the LOC117136980 gene encoding uncharacterized protein LOC117136980 codes for the protein MNILCTVLIIASVLAANAKPNTQVQSALDQYLVHARSLDTFVSEDMTTQCFNIYMPMLNQVAATFSSSYQDCITTANAQTANLTAQAEQQQKTYQSDVSTLCSAFTACNNNTDTANFFNCYANAADNDVSVIYNLASNAASSATSLSSGIQAIQTTEYHCTNTTQNNYVRDTAATYDLLDNCLKNGVPTTAATSSSAPQTTSTTEGGFFFDL
- the LOC117138117 gene encoding uncharacterized protein LOC117138117, translated to MKTAIILLLALRACAAEPAPRTLNSLSSYLDDGKQTVSSLSNTKKCFARYLPELESEGATWSQGYNACQKSTITERLSLLTDATGAQEEIREAALGISSFIDQCLVLTESLDFFNCFAKMAKLQLASVYSISFNATEQALILNKKLSRIELERYRCTNQTEQNYVKGTDTIFRSLDQCLQLNDTH
- the LOC117136789 gene encoding cell wall protein PRY3; amino-acid sequence: MKLLCSVLILASVLAANAKPNVQLQLQSALDQYLVHARNLDTTVSADVTTQCFNLYLPMLNEVAATFSTSYQACISTANAETANLTAEADKQQKIYQAEVTSLCSAFTACNSDNDTTNFFTCYADAAESDVSVIYGIATNAASSASSLSMGIQAIQDTEYQCTNTTESDYVRDTAATYDLLDSCLKYGVPTTSTAAPSSSSPVDSSSGAPVTDGTTVVASSTTAADTTVAVTTAAPGTAAPATIAAPGTSASS
- the LOC117136442 gene encoding uncharacterized protein LOC117136442, with protein sequence MEGQRVAVVAFAVLLAGLCVLSGLNAAPVECNIGGGIQISDDGYQSQTQTGPGCQTQTSEDGTQSQSQSQSGNGYQSQTQCSGSSCGQFNTFPPLFTIKPLEPLAPITWQPWGQMRNNQVQQQINLG